The Primulina eburnea isolate SZY01 chromosome 6, ASM2296580v1, whole genome shotgun sequence genome contains a region encoding:
- the LOC140833829 gene encoding protein SRC2-like has protein sequence METRTLEIDLQYAKDLNNVNLITKMDVYVVVSISGGAMNSKQKTKSPVDHDGNSNPTWNFPMKFTVDEAALQQNRLTLDFKLVCERALGDKDIGEVNVPIKELFDSPAKGEGKHILSYQVRKPSGKPKGQLTFAYKFGEKTAAALPYAAEPVPMTAYPAGSSAPYPPPPPGVYPPPVASSEAGGHYPPPAGFPQSGGYPPSGYGYQPPPQQGYGHPPQPGYGYPPQPGYGYPPPPGYGYPPQPVQQPPKKNKFGLGLGAGLLGGALGGLLIGDIISDGGGCGGGCGGGCGGG, from the coding sequence atggagactAGAACTCTGGAAATCGATCTTCAGTATGCTAAGGACCTGAACAATGTCAACCTTATCACCAAGATGGATGTTTATGTTGTTGTTTCAATCTCCGGTGGTGCTATGAACTCTAAGCAGAAGACCAAGTCGCCGGTGGATCACGACGGCAACTCTAACCCCACGTGGAATTTCCCCATGAAGTTCACGGTGGATGAGGCGGCGCTGCAGCAGAACCGCCTCACGCTTGATTTCAAGCTCGTATGCGAGAGGGCTTTGGGTGACAAAGACATCGGTGAAGTCAACGTTCCCATTAAAGAACTCTTCGATTCCCCGGCGAAGGGCGAGGGGAAGCATATTTTGAGCTACCAGGTGAGGAAACCCAGTGGGAAGCCCAAAGGTCAACTCACTTTTGCGTATAAATTCGGCGAGAAAACCGCCGCAGCGCTGCCGTACGCCGCGGAGCCCGTGCCCATGACGGCTTACCCAGCTGGATCCAGTGCGCCATACCCCCCGCCGCCACCCGGAGTGTACCCACCTCCAGTGGCGTCGTCGGAAGCTGGGGGACACTATCCACCACCAGCGGGATTTCCGCAGTCAGGAGGGTATCCTCCGTCTGGATATGGGTACCAGCCGCCGCCACAACAAGGATATGGGCACCCACCGCAGCCGGGTTACGGTTACCCACCGCAGCCCGGTTACGGGTATCCTCCGCCGCCGGGGTATGGATACCCACCGCAGCCAGTGCAGCAACCGCCAAAGAAGAACAAGTTTGGACTGGGATTAGGTGCCGGATTATTGGGTGGCGCACTTGGAGGTTTGCTGATCGGAGATATCATTTCCGATGGCGGTGGATGCGGTGGCGGATGTGGCGGAGGATGCGGCGGTGGCTAA